DNA sequence from the Brevundimonas sp. NIBR10 genome:
CAGCAGCGCATCGCCGCAGAGGCCAAGGCCGCTGCCGCCGTCGAGAAGCGCAACGCCGCCAAGGGCAAGGCTCCGCCCGCCAAGGCTCCGCGTGGCGACGCCAACAAGATCTCGGCGCGCACCACCCGTACGGCCGCCAAGGCCTAATCCAAGAAAGCTTGAGGGGCGGTCTCGCTAAGAGGCCGCCCTTCGCCTATCTGAACTCCGGCCTGCGGATTCGACGCCGCCTGGCCGCGTTCTGATCAGTCGGGGTAACGACATATGGCTTCGGCCGCCGAACAACTTGCCGCCAACATGAACATGGGCTCGTTCGCGAAAGCGACCGACCTGCACAAGCGGCTGCTCTTCACCCTGATGGCCCTGCTGGTCTATCGACTGGGCACCTATGTGCCGATCCCGGGGATCAACTCCGAAGCCTTCCTGCAGTTCTTCCAGAACCCGGACGGCCAGCGCGGCATCCTGGACATGTTCAACATGTTCTCGGGCGGTGCCGTGGAGCGGATGGCGGTCTTCGCCCTGAACGTGACCCCCTATATCTCGGCGTCGATCATCGTGCAGCTGATGGGTACGGTGTATCCGCCGTGGGAGAAGCTGAAGAAGGAAGGCGGCGAAAGCGGCCGCAAGCAGCTGAACCAGTACACCCGCTATCTGACGGTGTTCCTGGCGCTGGCCCAGTCGCTGGGTATCGCGGCGGGGCTGAATGCCCAGCCGAACCTGGTCGATCAGCCGGGCCTGTTCTTCATCGCCACCACCGTCGTCGCCCTGACCGGCGGCACCATGTTCCTGATGTGGCTGGGTGAGCAGGTGACGGCGCGCGGGATCGGCAACGGCATCTCGCTGATCATCTTCGCGGGTATCGTGGCGGTGCTGCCGGGCACGATCGCGCGCCTGTTCGGACTGGCCCAGCAGGGTCAGCTCTCGGCCTTCGCCCTGCTGTTCATCGCTGCCCTGGGCATCTTCACGGTCGTCTTCATCGTGTTCATGGAGCGGGCCCAGCGCCGGCTTCTGATCCAGTATCCGAAGCGCCAGGAAGGCAACCGGATGGCGGGCGGCGAACGCTCGTTCCTGCCGCTGAAGGTCAATACCGCAGGTGTGATACCTCCGATCTTCGCCTCGTCGCTGCTGATGCTGCCGTCGACCGTTGCGACCATGACCGCCAACGCCGACCTGCCGACGTGGCTGAGCTGGCTCCCGATGGTGACGGGGCAGCTGACGCACGGCCAGCCGCTGTTCATGCTGCTGTATGGCC
Encoded proteins:
- the secY gene encoding preprotein translocase subunit SecY, producing the protein MASAAEQLAANMNMGSFAKATDLHKRLLFTLMALLVYRLGTYVPIPGINSEAFLQFFQNPDGQRGILDMFNMFSGGAVERMAVFALNVTPYISASIIVQLMGTVYPPWEKLKKEGGESGRKQLNQYTRYLTVFLALAQSLGIAAGLNAQPNLVDQPGLFFIATTVVALTGGTMFLMWLGEQVTARGIGNGISLIIFAGIVAVLPGTIARLFGLAQQGQLSAFALLFIAALGIFTVVFIVFMERAQRRLLIQYPKRQEGNRMAGGERSFLPLKVNTAGVIPPIFASSLLMLPSTVATMTANADLPTWLSWLPMVTGQLTHGQPLFMLLYGLLIVFFCFFYTSITFNPEDTAENLRKYGGFLPGIRPGKRTAEYLDYVLTRLTVIGAAYITAVCLIPEFIAAQMGPSLLFGGTSILIVVSVTMDTVAQIQSQLLAHQYEGLIKKAKLRGRGGRGAPAPVRR